One Drosophila kikkawai strain 14028-0561.14 chromosome 3L, DkikHiC1v2, whole genome shotgun sequence genomic window carries:
- the Hsp67Bc gene encoding heat shock protein 67B3 produces MPDIPFVLNLDSPDSMYYGHDMFPNRLYRRLHSRQHHELDLHTLGLIARMGAHAHHLVAKKRSGELAALGGSGGRDKQGNFEVHLDVGLFQPEELTVKLVNDFIVVEGKHEEREDEHGHVSRHFIRRYPLPKEFDADAIASTLTDDGVLNITVPPLAAKEEPKERVIPIKHVGPSDLFQNGNGHKESGASPASASASEAK; encoded by the coding sequence ATGCCAGATATTCCGTTTGTCTTGAACCTGGACTCTCCGGACTCCATGTACTATGGGCACGACATGTTCCCAAACCGTCTGTACCGGCGGCTCCATTCGCGCCAGCATCATGAGCTGGATCTGCACACTCTGGGACTGATTGCCCGGATGGGAGCCCATGCCCATCATTTGGTGGCCAAGAAGCGGAGCGGCGAGCTGGCCGCTCTGGGCGGCAGTGGTGGCCGGGACAAGCAGGGCAACTTCGAGGTCCATCTGGACGTCGGACTATTCCAACCGGAGGAGCTGACCGTTAAACTGGTCAACGATTTCATCGTGGTCGAGGGCAAGCACGAGGAGCGGGAGGATGAGCACGGCCATGTGTCCCGCCACTTTATCCGTCGCTATCCTCTGCCCAAGGAGTTTGATGCGGATGCCATTGCCTCCACTTTGACTGATGATGGAGTGCTCAATATAACGGTGCCTCCTCTGGCCGCCAAGGAGGAGCCAAAGGAACGGGTAATTCCCATCAAGCATGTGGGTCCCTCGGATCTCTTCCAGAACGGCAATGGGCACAAGGAGTCTGGAGCTTCGCCAGCTTCCGCTTCGGCTTCGGAGGCCAAGTAA
- the LOC108078733 gene encoding rhodanese domain-containing protein CG4456, translated as MATYEQVKDVPNHPEIYLIDVRRPDELKQTGTIPASINIPLDELERALNLDGAAFKSKYGRTKPEKGAKIIFSCRSGNRVLEAEKIAKGLGFSNVVIYKGSWNEWAQREGL; from the exons ATGGCCACATACGAGCAGGTTAAGGATGTGCCCAACCATCCGGAGATCTATTTGATCGATGTCCGGCGGCCGGATGAGCTAAAGCAGACGGGCACAATTCCAGCCAGCATCAATATACCCc TGGATGAACTGGAGAGGGCTTTGAACCTAGATGGAGCTGCATTCAAGAGCAAATATGGCCGAACTAAGCCGGAAAAAGGAGCAAAGATTATATTTAGCTGTCGGTCGGGTAATCGGGTTTTGGAGGCCGAGAAAATTGCCAAGGGACTGGGCTTTTCCAA TGTGGTGATCTACAAGGGCTCCTGGAATGAGTGGGCCCAAAGGGAGGGTCTCTAA
- the Hsp22 gene encoding heat shock protein 22 encodes MRSLPMFFRMAEEMSRMPRLTSPFHAFFHEPPVWSVALPRNWQQIARWQEQEFAPPATVTKEGYKLTLDVKDYGELNVKVLDESVVLVEGKSEQQESDQGGYSSRHFLRRFVLPEGYEADKITSSLSSDGVLTINVPNPPAVQEALKERVVPIEQTGEPAKKSAAQAEESIEK; translated from the coding sequence aTGCGTTCCCTGCCCATGTTTTTCCGCATGGCCGAGGAGATGTCCCGGATGCCCCGACTCACCTCGCCTTTCCATGCCTTCTTCCACGAGCCGCCCGTATGGAGTGTGGCTCTGCCGCGGAACTGGCAGCAAATTGCCCGctggcaggagcaggagttcGCCCCGCCGGCCACCGTCACCAAGGAGGGATACAAGCTCACCCTGGACGTCAAGGACTACGGTGAACTCAACGTCAAGGTGCTTGACGAGAGCGTTGTTCTGGTGGAGGGCAAGTCAGAGCAGCAGGAGAGCGACCAAGGAGGTTACAGCTCTAGGCATTTCCTCCGGCGCTTCGTTCTGCCGGAGGGTTACGAGGCTGACAAGATCACATCCAGCTTGAGCAGTGACGGCGTCCTCACTATCAATGTGCCCAATCCGCCAGCGGTGCAGGAGGCACTTAAGGAACGTGTGGTCCCCATTGAGCAGACTGGAGAGCCGGCCAAGAAAAGCGCTGCACAAGCGGAGGAGTCCATTGAGAAGTGA